Within the Nocardioides aurantiacus genome, the region CGTGCTGTTCCACGCGGGCCGGGTCGACCACACCTCGGGCTGGCGGCTGCTTTCGGCCGCCGCCCGCGGCGACGCCGAGCCGCTGCGCGGGCTGGTGCTCGACCTCCCCGCCCTCGACGCGTGGCTGGAGCGCTGGCGGGCGCTGGGTCCCGACGCCGAGGTCATGGACCGCACCAACCCGGTCGTTGTCCCCCGCAACCACCTCGTCGAGGAGGCGCTGGAGGCGGCCACCGCCGGTGACCTGGACCCGCTGGCCGACCTGCTCGCCGCGGTCACCGCGCCGTACGACGCCCTCCCCGGCCGGGAGCGCTACGCCGAGCCGGCCCCCGTCGACTTCGGCGACTACCAGACCTTCTGCGGCACCTGAGCCCCGGCGCGCGAGGCCTCCGGCGGTCCCGTTTTCCCGGTGATGAACCCAGACTGCCTCTTCACACACGACGCGCGGTGTGCAGAGAGGCGGTTTCCCTTCATCACCTGGGAAACCGGTCCCCATAGCGAGCGAGCCTGGGCACCCGAGCCGGTGACAGGAGTCGAACCCGCGACATCCTCATTACAAGTGAGGCGCTCTACCTACTGAGCTACACCGGCGCGCGGGCCGGGGTACGACGCCGCGGACGCCATCGTAGGGGGCGGGCGGCGCCGGTCAGGCGGGCCGTTCGCGCACCAGCACCGCGACCTTGTCGATCCGGTGCTCGGGGTTGCCGAACTCGTCGGACCAGTAGTTGCCCTCGGCGTGGTCCTCCGGCGTCGCGCAGGTCGACAGCGTCAGCATCGCCTCGGTGGGTCGTACGCCGGGGCGCCCCGGCACCGGCGCCGCCTGGGCCCGCAGCGAGGCGGGCGAGCGGAACGAGGTCTCGCGCGTGGCGGTGACGCGGTAGACGAGCACCCGGTCCCCCGAGCGCACCTGGACGCGGGCACCCTCGGCGAGGGCGGGCAGCTGCGCCAGCGGGGCGCCGTGGGAGGTGCGGTGGCCGGTGACGATGAAGTTGCCGACCTCGCCGGGCCCCACTCCGCCGCCGGGACCGCGCGGCGAGGCCATCACCCCCGTGTCCTGGATCGCGGTGCCCGGGGCGTCGTCGGGCCGGCCGCGGTAGCGCTGCACCGGCACGTCGCGCAGGCCCAGCGCCGCGATGCTGACGTAGGACGTCCGCGGCTCCGGTGCAGGCGTCTCCGGCGTCGGCGAGGGGTACGGACGCGCCCGCGTCACCCACGGCGGCGGCCGCGGGTCGGTGACCGCACCACCGGTGTCGTCGGTGGTGACGGTGCGGGTCGGCTCGCTGGGCTCGGGCGCCTCGACGGCTCCGGGCGGCGGGTCGGTCGTGCACGCGGCGAGCAGGACCGAGCCGATGCCGGTCACCAGGAGCGCGCGAGTCCTGCCCACGCCTCCACGGTAGGCCGCGCCCCCAGCCGGTCACCCCAGGTCGAGCTCGACGTACTCCTCGACCTGCATCCGTCCGTCGGTGCGCACCCCCACCGGCTGGATCCCGACGGGGCGTCCGTCGCGGTAGGTGACGAGCGTGAACTGGGCGTCGCGGCGCAGCTTGCTCCCGATGGCCAGGGCGTACGCCGCCCCGCCGGTCGTGCCGTTGGTGTAGCTGTAGCCGACGCGGCCGTTCTCCCCCACCACCCGGTCGGGCCCGACCTGCACGTGCAGGTGCCCGGCCAGCACCAGGTCGGTGCAGCCGCGGGCCAGCGCGGTGCGTCCCAGGTTGGCGTCGTGGACGAGCAGCGTGGCGATCCGCTGGTCGTCCTC harbors:
- a CDS encoding class E sortase, which codes for MGRTRALLVTGIGSVLLAACTTDPPPGAVEAPEPSEPTRTVTTDDTGGAVTDPRPPPWVTRARPYPSPTPETPAPEPRTSYVSIAALGLRDVPVQRYRGRPDDAPGTAIQDTGVMASPRGPGGGVGPGEVGNFIVTGHRTSHGAPLAQLPALAEGARVQVRSGDRVLVYRVTATRETSFRSPASLRAQAAPVPGRPGVRPTEAMLTLSTCATPEDHAEGNYWSDEFGNPEHRIDKVAVLVRERPA